The sequence CAGGGTAGATTTGCGGCATTACCGGGCATTGTTACATGAACATCTTGAATTGTACACTTACAAACGCTTGGTTCCAAAATATTTTGGAGAagtctgaaaaatatatttcaatgaattttgctATCAAGTTTATTGTGTCAGAAATATTAGTCAACAAGTGAATAGTTAAACCCATACTCTTCACGGAGAATTAGTTTAGCTCGATCTGTACGACTTACCcaggggttaaatgaagaaaCAACCAGTGGtgtcaaaataataaattctatcgtataattttaaattcgaagtgtgggatttcttcatttatctgcAGTGTACACGGATTATGGTGTTTATTCGACGACTTACCCAGGGGTGAATTTCTGACAAGTTTTTGTCGAATTATTCCAACCACAATAAGGATCTCTTATACACAAATGACACGACTGATAATGTACATTGGAGCATTGATTCACACCCAACTGTAAAACCTTCTCATCGGTTCCTATATACAAACTATCACCCTAAAAAAAATTCCATAAAATTCcataaaaaacaaatgacTTTAGACACATTTAGATTATTCAGACAAACACATGTGGTTgctgtattcttttaaaaaTCGCTTCTACAATAGCATTTTTAAGTTAATGAACGCAATTTATTTTGTCTGGTACATACGTGTAATTTGAAACTCCAAATTAGCGTCCGTTTATTGAATAACTGCCATTTGGCCAACAAATGATGTCGTACTCGTGTGGGATTTTTCTCCGTCCATGTAACCAGTTTGTAAATATTACCATGATCTacagaaatatcatattacgTAACTAAAGTATCATATACTGTTCCCCCCCCCAAAATTCCATTTTTATCTTTAGATTTATCAAGCTTGATGGCATAAAAATTATCATTGTTTGCTGTGCCTAACATTGACTTACCGGTTGCTAGGTAATAAACAGTTTTGCCATTGACAATATGAACGGCTATTTTCCGGTAAACACTGGATGTTGTGTAATATACAGCGTCCAAGTTGTCGTTTGGTTCGACAGATTTTTCAGTTAACAGATAATCGTGGGTCATCGTTAAAAGCGTGTTGTTTTTAGCATCAGCATCTGTGCGACCACACTAGAAAATATCATGTATAGAACTAAACAATGACTGAAATcgtgaatgaattgaattcatactAATGCTTTTTAAAACATACCCTCTTTATTCGATGCAGATTGACTAGGTCTGGACCAACAGGAAGTGGttctattttcatatcattgaGTTTGAGCAAATTTGAATTATCTAATATATTGTTGATGTTCTCCACATCGTATTCACAAATTGCTGAAGCGTCTAAACCTCCGTTTCTGAAATCGTAGATAAACATTAGAAGTCTTCCATAagaaatggcaaatgatggaGGTATAATTCATATGATATATACTCACAATCCGGAATTCGTCGCAAATGTGGCATAGAAAGTGTCATTAATTAGGAAAACATCCTCTgaagagattttcaatcattttcattgagcGTTAATCAAGACAGAAATTCagatgatattgaaatttatttcacttaCGCAAATGATCAAATGCATTCGGTTTATAATTTGGAATGGTACATTTCAGCCTTGCCTTAACATACGTAAACCACACAAAGAAATTTAAATAATATGTTGCAGGGATTTGACTGTCATTCTAAAAAAACCAAGAAGTTGTGATAATTATACCGgctcaatttgaaatttgtagaaggtattatatgtgtatatatacctTGCAAACTCTAGCGACTCGAGCGTAGCTTTTAGAATGGCCATCTCCTAGTTCCACGGCTACTTCTCTATACCAGAAATATACGTAATCGCCCCATTCGTAGGAGCCAACAAAATCAACCGGtgctgaaataaatcaaacaaagCCTGATTAACAAAAGATCTGATTCTGGTGGAATTTCATGCAGagcaaaataagatatttcgaGCAAGTACGTAAAATGATTTGTCAATCTTCCACCCACCATTCAGACCCATTCTAGATTGTCGTTGATTCTTAGTTCTCAATACATCTTCAATCCTAGAAATCACTGGATCCATATCATTCACTGACTGTTGTGGAAAACCATAGTAATACATTGGAATGTTCTTCGGGTTTCCTTTTTCTGccagaaaaaaacaatgatcGTTCACGGGTGAATGCTTGATTTGATACGTTAACGAGGGATACAACTCGTAACTCAACTCACGACTAATGAACTGGTGGGGTGGGGTGGTCCTGCAGGGGTGTTGATTTCAGCCAAAATACAGGGCCATAGACTAcatatagactggtatcatctttaacccgggggttaaaTTGactggaaatgaattgatttagcccccgggttaaagttaataccagtacataaaaccgggccccggAATACTATATGTATATCCATGAAGACAAGTGCATATACAGAATGCTCAATTAGTATTCAGTACTTTTGGTAAATAGT is a genomic window of Tubulanus polymorphus chromosome 5, tnTubPoly1.2, whole genome shotgun sequence containing:
- the LOC141906086 gene encoding semaphorin-2A-like translates to MLTSYAILGPCRISWSCVLLVQFVVIFNLWTFGEPATYPIVIPRDALRPRSFVNEQLKSKFGYYRYLTVDEESQTLYVGAQNYVYRLDLSDISKQPLSSEEIKPSVASTCKTDKLECQNHIRFIVQEKDLLFICGTGGQSPIAFTLNQNNLTHSTVPNKLTTKCPYDPNHNSTMLWVEKGNPKNIPMYYYGFPQQSVNDMDPVISRIEDVLRTKNQRQSRMGLNAPVDFVGSYEWGDYVYFWYREVAVELGDGHSKSYARVARVCKNDSQIPATYYLNFFVWFTYVKARLKCTIPNYKPNAFDHLQDVFLINDTFYATFATNSGLNGGLDASAICEYDVENINNILDNSNLLKLNDMKIEPLPVGPDLVNLHRIKRCGRTDADAKNNTLLTMTHDYLLTEKSVEPNDNLDAVYYTTSSVYRKIAVHIVNGKTVYYLATDHGNIYKLVTWTEKNPTRVRHHLLAKWQLFNKRTLIWSFKLHGDSLYIGTDEKVLQLGVNQCSNVHYQSCHLCIRDPYCGWNNSTKTCQKFTPGLLQNILEPSVCKCTIQDVHVTMPGNAANLPCNGRQTTSSPVTWFRNEVAIKPSSDYLFTKDDGLIILNVTLDMRNNTFTCQSSENDIKFNLVRYKIIMTECEGSGDDFLRCEFIESYKKWKMHFKLVQQVQKKWQCIANKYPSCTDAHKPALPCGMKHISPEISNEIPNNR